From the bacterium genome, the window ACAAGGTGTTGACAAAACAGTTGACGAAACATTGATAATGTGCTAAAAATAGAGTATTAATTAACAAAACAAATGTCTACCGCAAACATAGTATTGGCTTTTAAGCCAAAGAACGTTACAAAGAAGCTCCTATCTTCGCTAACAGATAGGGCTAAGCTTGTTGTAACAAAGCGTTACGGACTTGATAAGGACGGTGAAAAGATGACCTTAGAGGCCATTGGAGAGCAATACTCAATCACTCGTGAACGTGTTCGTCAGATTGAGCACGCTGCCCTTATCAACATCAGAAAGTCAGCTGCTTACAAGCAAGAGAAGGCTGCTTTTGATGAATTACATTCTGTTATCGATTCTCTTGGAGCATTTCTTGCGGAAGATGATCTTCTTACAATTCTATCTAAGGATGCATCAGCAAGAAATCATATTCACTTTATGTTGGTAGTTGGAGAAGATTTCAGAAAAGAAAAAGAGGATGTAGAATTCAAGCACAGATGGAATATTGATCAATCTCTATCAAAAAAGATTCACGAAGCTATCAGAAAACTATATCAAAGTCTTGGCGATGAATCTCTTATCCCAGAATCAGAAATCTTACAAGAATTTTTAAAGCATCTACAAGATGTTAACCAAAAGTACTTAACAGAAGAAATTGCAAAAAGATGGTTGTCTGTTTCTAAAAATTTAGATAAAAATCCATTAGGTGAATGGGGAAAAGCTGATTCATCAAATGTTAGAACTAAGGGTATTAGAGACTATGCATTTCTTGCTATGAGAAAGCATGGTTCACCAATTCACTTCCGTGATATTGCAAAGCAAATTGAGAAACTATTTGATAAAAAGGCACACATTGCTACGACTCACAATGAGCTTATAAAAGACAAGAGATTCGTTCTTGTTGGAAGAGGTTTATACGCTTTAAGTGAATGGGGATATCTAAGTGGCGTTGTTAAGGATGTTATCAAGAAGGTCTTAGATAAAAATGGTCCATTAACTAAAGAAGAAATAATAAAGAAGGTTCTTAAAGAAAGATATGTTAAGGAAAATACTATATTAGTAAACCTACAAAACAATAAGCTATTTAAGAAAGATAAAGAAGGAAAGTATCATTACGTAGAGAAGGAATAATTTAAATATTTAAAAAAATAAAATAAGCCTAGATTTTAAAATCTAGGCTTATTTTTTAATCTGTAAATTTGATGCATAATATTAAAGACATTTATATTTTTTTGTATTACAATTATCCTATGAACAAAATATCAAGTTTCTGTAAGAGCAACAAACCCTTTGTTGCTATGGCTGTTGCCTTTGTCTTGCTCGGTTCAATCTTCAATAAAGATTTAAATAGAATTTCAAATCAAATGGGTTTGGTTCTAAGTATTGGTACCGATAGAGGAACCGTTGGATCCCTCACTTTGGCTTATGCATATCAACCATATCCATCTCTCTCTGACTCTGGTTTCTATCTTGAAAACAAGGCTGGCACGGGTGGTTACAACTCTGCTATTGCTGGTATAAAGGGTTCGATGGACAGTATCTCAAAGGATATAAAGGATATGTTTGTGTATTATTACAAGAACGGCTGTGCAACCTCCACAACAACAGCTTGTTCTGACAAAACAACCTCCATATTAAATGCTCTATATACATACTCCACATACTCAACTGAATATAATAAATTATCGTACGAATCAACTCACGGAAGCACTCCTATAACAACGGACGTTGACTGGGCAGGAATTGCCGGGTCATCTGTAATTGACATGCTTAAGATCACAACATCAACAAGTAGTGACGCTTTCCTTAATCAAATAGCTTCAAAGACATCGCAGAAAACAACAGCAGCAATCACTGCTGGCTCTTTTGCATACGTACCACCCACTTCAATTGAAGCATTAACTTCTCTAACTTCACTGCTCAAGGCTAAGTCTGCAATATTTAGTGTTGTAGCCGCAGTATCAACAACCCCCTGGGTTGCTAGAGGCCCCGCAAAAAACTGGGTTTCCATCACATCTTCCTCAGATGGAACAAAACTAGCTACAGTTGTACAGGGTGGATACATTTATACCTCTACTGATAGTGGTACAACATGGACCGCCACCAATGCTACAGCCAACAGAAATTGGTCAGGTATTACATCCTCTGCTGATGGAACAAAACTTGTTGCGACAATGTATGGTGGTAAAATATACACTTCAACTGATAGTGGATTAACATGGACAGCAAGAGGTGTAGAAAATTCCTGGTCAGCTGTTACATCATCTTCTGACGGAACAAAATTAATTGCAACAGCAAACACGGGAAGAATATATAAATCTACAGACTCTGGAATAACATGGGTGGTGACTCGGGCAAATATGGCTAACTGGTATTCAGTTGCTTCCTCTGCTGATGGAACAAAATTAGCCGCTACAACAGATGGTGGTCAAATATACACTTCTATAGACGGTGGAGTATCGTGGACTGCTCGTGCATCAAACAGAAAATGGAGGGGTATCACATCTGACTCAACTGGAACAAAACTAGCGGCTGTAGTTTCATATAGTGGCCAAATATACACGTCAACAGACAGTGGTGTATCGTGGACTGCTCGTGATTCTGCAAGAAGTTGGCAGTCTATTGCATCTTCTGCTGATGGAACAAAATTAGCTGCAGTTGTAGTTGGTGGTCAAGTCTATACTTCTACAAACGGTGGTGTGTCTTGGACTGCAAATGATTCTGCAAGATTCTGGATATCAATTGCATCTGACTCAACTGGAACAAAACTGGTGGGGGCTGTATATGGTGGAAATATTTATACTCAACCTGCACCTACAGTTACTACAATCTCTCCATTAACCCCTACCACTCCTTATACATACGTTTTTGGTGTTAACGTAGGTGGAAGATCTGACTTTAATATTTATTCAAATTCTATAATACAAACAGCGACAACACTGCCATCAAACTTTGTGGGACCTTTGCAGACAGGTACAACCGCTCCGGTTGATACCGTTGCTCTTTCTGCTGCCTTAGACAAAAAGTATACTGTTGCCCCAAGGTCTGTTGCCGAGGCTGATGCAAAGGCTACTCTTCTGAAAGCTGTATCAGCCAGCGTAGGAGGGGAAGCTATGATTTATGCAAATATGCAAGCGGCCCTGGAGAGTGACGAGAGACGAAATGCCTTGATTCCTGTTGATAATAGTAGTATAAAAGTCGGTATCTGTAGTTACACTCCAATTGACTATATATTTCATGAGCTTGATACAGGGAATATGACAGAGGAAGAACGCGCGTATGCAATTGCACCATACTATACCCCTAGTGGGTGTAATGGTGGGGTAGGTACAACTGATGATGGGCAGTTGGTTAATGAAGTACCTGCTGGAGCACCTGCTGGATATATTTTTGGTGGTTATGGTTTTTATGTTGAAACAAAGGTAGCTTGGTCTATGCAAAAATACCACACTACCCCTATAGTTTGCAGTGGTTCGTTACCAAACCTTCCATTACCTATGGATATAGGAAATTTTAATACACCCGCTTCTCCTTTAGACATAGTACAAGAAAAACTTCAAATATTAGCAAAAAATAATTTACCTGACGGCGTAATTGGTATATCCAAGAAACCAGTTGGAGAGTCAGGGGTAATGGTTATCCAATTCAATAATGGAAAAATCGTGACAGTTTGGAATGCTGGTGTGGATGGAAAGATTGGGCCACCTACTTATGAACAAGCAATTAAGTTTTCCGAAGAAATTGAGGCTAATACTAATTGGCTAGTTAAACCAAAAAAAGCATATCATTTTCATACCCATGATATTAATTCTATTTTTTCAGCTTTTGGGCAAGGTGGTATTAGCTCTGCATCATCTGGAGCCTTTCCTCCTTCACTCGCAGACTTTCAATTAAATGTTTATTATAGAAATCAGTTTGCTAACATGTCATTACCAGTTATAACCAGAGTTATATCCCCATCAGGTATAGGGTATGAATATTCTGTACCATACGGTAGCGACATCTTCAACAGAATTAGTAATTTAAGCGGTGAGCCTAACAACTTCACCTCGCCAGATCTATTTGAGATGAATCATGCATATACCATCGGTTTGCACTGTAGTACAATTGAGAATAAAAGGACTAAGTCAATCGTGCAAGACTATTTGTCTGGTGAAGCCAACTCATTTTTTGTAGATCAAAAAATTGGGTTGAATATTAGCCGTTTTAAGGTCAGATAAATTTATTTGCCTATTGGGTAGGTTATTAAATATGTGATATATAAAACTAATGAGTAATATGTACCTAAACTTTATTATAAGGTATAATATATTTAAGTATGCAGACGCAATTAACAGCTGAGATATTTGTCTTATTTTTTCTTAAAATCGTAATTGGTTTTGTTGTTGTTTTGTTTGTAATGGGCTTGGGTAAGAGATTCCTAGCTCTTCTTAGAAAGAAAGCTAGAGCCGAGTTTTTTGCAAAACAAAAGTATATTTTGCTTGAAATTACACCACCTAAAGATTTACAAAAGACACCTCAAGCTATGGAACTTTTCCTTGGTTCTTTATACCAGACCGGAGGGGACGTAACAAAATTCTTTTCAAAGCACACCAATGGTTCAGTCAGACCTTGGTTTTCACTTGAGATTATATCAATTGGGGGTCATGTTAGATTCTTTATTTGGTCTCGTGCCAATTTCTTGGATATGATTGAGACACAATTATATTCTCAGTATCCTGATATTGAAATAATCGATAAAACAGGTAATGATTACTCTACGGATGTAAAATGGGACCCTTCAAATTATCAATATTGGGGATGTAACTTTGTGAAAACTGCAGCCTCACATTTACCTATAAAAACATATGTATCTCATGGAATGGTGGGAGGAGCAAAAGAAGAATCAAAAGTTGACCCAATAACTCCTGTAATTGAATTACTTGGATCATTGAAGAAAGATGAACAAATATGGTTTCAAATTTTAATCAGAGCTCACACTAAAGAAACAATAAAGGCTGGAACAAGATCTGAAATGGTTGATTGGAAGTATGCAGCAGGGATTGATTTAAATAAGAGAATGAAGCGTGATGTTAAAATTGATAAGGATAAACCAATTAACCCAGCATTGCTTCAATTAACAAAAGCGGAAAAAGAAGCTGCTGAGGCAATAGAAAATAGTATTTCTAAATTGCCATTTGATTGTGGAATCAGAGCGTTTTATTTAGCCAAGAATGATGTATTCAGACCATCCATGATTGCTGGAATTAACGGATCATTCAGACAATATGGTTCTCCTAATTTAAACGGCTTTAAAACAGTTGGCGCTCCGTCTCCCGCAAAGTTTAAATTCATGGACAAGACTGGTGCAAAGCTTTTATCTCAAAAGCAAAGAATTTTTGGCGAATATCAACACAGATCATTCTTTATTCCAGAGTACATTCCGTACGGAGCAAAACAAAAAGCGTTTGTTATGACAACAGAAGAGCTTGCTACAATTTTTCACCTTCCTGGAAGTGTTGTTAGAACTCCAACAATGGCTCGTGTTCAAGCAAAGAAAGTTGAACCACCAGCAAACTTACCAATTTAATAAGATTTATTATATAAATATAAATGAACGAATCTGAAATAAAAACAGAAAAAAAATCTATAGATAATGAGATTGATTCATCGGGCCATATATCACCTAAGGTTTTTGCTTGGAGACTATTTAGATTGTTCTCTTTACCCATCGTTGCGCTACTTTTGATTGTTGTTTATTTCGTATCAGCTCCAATGGTTCTATTTGAAAAACCAGTGATGATTGAAATTATTTCTGGGGACACCATGAAGACTATATCAACAGAACTTAAGGACGCTCAAATCATAAGATCTGCAGACCTACTTAGGCTTATGATAACCATTTACGGAGGACAAAATAAAATAAAGGCGGGGGTTTATGAATTTGATAGTCCATCGAACATTTTTAATATTGCTTACAGATTATCACATCAAGATTATGGTTATATCCCAATTAAACTAACTTTCCCTGAAGGTATTAATTCTAGAGATGTACTTAGTATTATTAATTCTAAATTTCCGAACCTTGTAAATAGCACGAGCTCTGAAAATGACAAATTATTGATAACTTCAAAAGAAGGATATCTATTTCCGGATACATATTTCTTTCCACCAAATGCAGACATAAAAATGATTGTAGATAGAATGTTGGCTGAGTATAAAAGAAAAATTGAAAAGTACAGTTTGGATATTTCAAAAAGTGGTCATACAGAATCAGAAATAATAATAATGGCATCAATTCTTGAAGAGGAAGTTAGAACAGCTGAAGATAGGAAAATAGTTGCTGATTTATTATGGAGAAGAATTACAAATGGAATGCCACTTCAGGTGGATAGTAGTATTGGTTACATCAATGGAAAAAAATCTTCAGATTTAACTCTTAATGATTTAGCAATGAACTCCGCATACAACACTTACAAAAATAAAGGCTTGCCACCTACTCCAATTTCAAATCCAGGAATCGATGCGATCGAGGCTGCTATTTCTCCAATAAAGAACGATTACATTTTCTTCCTAACAGGAAATGATGGTAAAACATATTTTTCTAAAACTTACGCTGAACACTTGAAATTTAAGAGATTATATATAAGATAACAGCATGAATATCTCATGGGGCTCTAAAGGAGTTAAAACTTTAAAAACAGGTAAAAAAAAGGTCTTTGTAGGCCTTTCTGGAGGTGTAGACTCTGGTGTTTCTGCATACCTTCTAAAAGATGCTGGTTATGACGTCACAGGTGTCTTTATAAAGGTATGGCAACCTGAAAATGGTGATTGTACATGGAAGGAGGATAGAAGAGATGCTATGAGGGTTGCAGCCCATTTAGGTATTAAGTTTATGACACTTGATCTTAAAAATGAGTACAAGAGAGGTGTTGTTGATTATATGATCGATGAATACGCAAAAGGCAGAACTCCAAACCCTGATGTGATGTGCAATAGAGAAGTGAAATTTGGAGCCTTCATGAATTGGGCACTTGATAATGGAGCTGATTATGTTGCAACAGGTCATTATGCTCAAACTGAAAATGGAGAAATGTTTGAAGGAAGAGATCCTGAAAAAGATCAATCATATTTTTTGTGGACTTTGTCTGAGGCTCAACTGGATAAAATATTATTCCCAATTGGTCATTTAAAAAAGAGTGAAGTACGAGTGTTGGCAGAGAAAAGCAAACTACCTGTTGCTAACAAAAAAGACAGTCAAGGTGTTTGCTTCATCGGGCATATCGATATGAAGGATTTTATTAGAGAAAATATTTTGGCTGATATCTCGACGTCTACTTTTTCTAATGAAGAGCCTGTAACAAGGCTTAAGGTTTTAAAAGGGCTTTCTGATGGCGATGTTCTAGATATACAAGGAAACATTATTGGAAAACACAATGGATCACTTCTTTATACAATTGGTGAGAGGCATGGCTTAGTCTTGAATAATCATTCTGCAAATTCTCCTAAATATTATGTTATAGAAAAAGATGTTGAAAAAAATACAATAACTGTCGCAGAAAAGGAACAAATTAAAAATGAAGGTGCTGGCACGGTAGATAGACTAGTTTTCGATGATGTACATTTCATCTCAGGAAATTACAAAGAGATGCTTATAGAACATCCTATTCAATGTCTTGCTAGATCAAGATACAGGCAAAAGAAAGAAGAATGTGTATTGACTCATGTTGTAGATAAAGTTAGTGGTGATGATAAATATGAGGTATCTTTCAAAAATCCTCAAGAAAATATTACACCAGGACAATCTCTTGTTTTGTATTTTACAGAAAATAAAGATAGTAGTAGGATTGGCGTGAAGACATTAGGTGGTGTTATAATATAATAAATATGAATCCAATTTTAATTAAAAAATCAGATGGAACAAGAGAGGAATTTGATGTATTGAAACTGCAGGAGTCACTTATTAAGTCAGGCGCACCCATAACTGTGGCTGATAAAATAATCAGAACTATTACAGAGGAACTAAAGATTAAATCTGAAAAGAAAGGTAGGGGGCCAGTTTGTGATATCACAGAGATATACAAGCAAGCATTTTTGATGCTAAAGAAAATGTCTGTTTCTGCAGCCGCTAGATATTCACTAAGAAGATCATTAATGGAAATTGGCCCATCTGGATTTCCGTTTGAAGAGTTTGTTGCAGAAGTATTTAAGGCCCAAGGATATAGAACTTTAACGGATCAAATTGTTCTTGGTAAATGTGTTCCTCATGAAGTTGATGTTGTGGCATGGAACGACAAGAAACTAATCATGGCTGAAGTTAAATATCATAATGAGCTAGCTGGAAAAACAGATTTAAAAGTGGCGCTTTACGTCAAAGCAAGATTTGATGATTTGTCTAAAAATAAGTACCAATATACTGAAGATACACCAGCAAGAAAATTGGATGAAGGATGGCTCGTCACAAATACAAAATTCACAGAAACCGCAATAGTTTACGCTACGTGCAGTAATTTAAATATGTTAAGTTGGAATTACCCAAGGGAAAGAAATTTGTTAGATCTTATAGAGGAATATAAATTACATCCAGTAACTTGTTTGACGTCGCTAACTACATCGGATAAGAAATTCTTGATTGGTAGAAAAATAATATTGTGTAGCGATTTATACAATAATAAAAAAGCGATGAAAGAATTGGGAATGTCCGAAGCTAAAATATTTAAAGCTTACTCTGAAATGGGCGCTGTCTTTGAGGAATTAGATAGAGCTAAAGAAGCATTGAAATCATAATCTATGAATAAAACAAATAACTTTAAAATGAATTGGGATTTTTCTGCTTTATACAAGTCGGATACTGATCCAAAGCTCGAAGTGGATATATCGTTAATGGAAAATAAGTTTAATGTTTTTTCAAAAAAATACTCAAATAAGAAATTTCTAAACTCAACTAAGTCTATTCTTGCATCACTTAAAGATTGGGAGAAGTTGCAAAATGAAGCCGGCTTTGCAAAACCTGTTTGGTATTTGGAAAGACTTAATGACACAGACTCGGAAAACGTAAAAAGAAAAGCAAGGTCAGATCTTTTCATGGCAAGAGTTAGAAAAGCTGGGAATGAGGTGATTTTCTATACTCTATCGTTGTCTAAAATAGACGCAAAAACTCAAAAACTAATTTTGGCTGATAAAGCATTCGCTCCATATAAATATTATCTTAAAAAACTTTTTGAATCTGGAAAACATTTGCTTACTGAAGCTGAGGAAAAAATAATCAACCTTAAAAACCAGGTTACATATGACATGTGGGTTGATGCGCAGTCAAATCTATTAAGTAAACAGACTGTTAGCTTTAAAGGAAAAGATATTCCAGTTTCAGAAGCCATGATGATGAGGTCTCAATTGGGTTATGATGAAAGACACGAGCTTCATAATAAAATTATTCCAACTCTAAAGGGAATAAGTCATATGGCTGAGGCAGAGCTTGTTGCAATTTATACGGATAAGAAAATTGATGATGAATTAAGAGGCTATAAAAATGCATACCAGGCTACAGTTGAAGATTATGAAAATGACTTAGATACGGTAGAGAATCTAGTTAAAGTTATTAATTCTAATATGGGGATTTCACATAAATTCTTTAAAGCTAGAGCGAGTCTTTTAGGTCTTAAAAAATTAGGTTCCGCTGATTTATATGCACCAATCGTAAAGAGTGAATCAAAAAAACTATCTACAGAAGAGATACTGAATAAGACAATAGAGGGTTTTGAAAAAATTAAACCAGTATATGCAGATTACGTTAGGAACTATGCAAAAAATGGGCAAATAGATTTTCTTCCAAGAAAAGGTAAAAGAGGTGGGGCATATTGCGCAAGTGGAAATTTGGTTCCAACCGCAGTGATGATGAACGTCACAGGAAGTATTGATGACATATGTACACTTTCTCATGAAATGGGCCATGCAATACACGCAGAGCTCTCAAAAAGCCAGTCTATCTTTTACTCTGGTCATACTATTTCTGTTGCGGAGGTTGCAAGTACTTTTTTTGAACAATTGGTAATTGACGATTTAATTGAAAATGCAGAAAATGATCAAGAAAAACTTAGATTATTGGATGAGAAGATGAAAGGTGATATTGGTACGATATTTAGACAGATATCATATTTCAATTATGAATTAAAACTTCATAATAAAATAAGAACAGAGGGTGGTGCGTCAAAAGAAGAAATGGCAGCTATGTTTCTAAGGGAATCAAGAAACTTTGTAGGACCAGTTCTTGCCCCCCATGAGGACGATGGATATTCTTTTATATACCTTTCGCATTTGAGATATTTCTTCTATGTATATAGTTACGCATTGGGGCAAATTATTAGTAGATCACTATGTGCAAAATATAAGGTAGATAATTCCTTTATTGAAAAAGTTGAGGACTTCCTAAGAGCAGGACAATCAATGTCACCTAGAGATATTTTTCTAAAAACAGGAATAGACATTGCAGACCCAAAGTTCATTCAAACAGGACTTGATGCAATAGCTGAGGACGTTAAGAAATATGAGGAGATTATTAAGAAGATAAATAAGACAAGGAAGAAGTAGGTAGGGTAAAATGGATGCATTATGTGTTCACTAGATGCGGTTCCTGTCATTTTGCCGACAACCCAAATTATGCTATATTGAATGTCATGAAATCAAGAGAAATTCGTCAAAAGTATTTAGACTTTTTTGCAAAAAGAGGTCATGCGGTGTTACCCAGTACATCCCTAGTTCCTGAAAATGACCCTTCTGTTCTATTTAATACTGCCGGTATGCAACCTTTGGTGCCATATCTATTGGGTGAAAAGCATCCTCTTGGAACTCGTCTTTGTAGTATTCAAAAATGTGTGAGAACTATTGACCTTGAAGAAGTGGGTGACAACACTCACGCTACTTTTTTTGAAATGATGGGTAATTGGTCACTGGGAGACTATTTTAAAAAGGAGTCTATTAATTGGAGTTTTGAGCTTCTTACATCAGAGGAAGGTTTTGGTCTTGATGCTAACAGACTATACGTCACATGTTTTGAAGGAAACAAGGATGCTCCAAAGGACGAAGAAAGTGCTGGTATTTGGAAAGAAATTTTTGATAAAAATGGAATCAAGGGAAACAGAATATTCTTCCTTCCTGAAAAGAATAATTGGTGGAGTGCGGGGGATAATGGTCCATGTGGAGCTGACACTGAAATTTTTTACGATCTTACAAACACTCACACAGAAGGTCTTTCTCATGAAGATTTTGTAAAGGCAGATTCTGCACAAGAGCTTGTTGAAATTTGGAATAATGTTTTCATGGAATTTGAAAAGAAGGATGGTGAAATTATTGGTAA encodes:
- a CDS encoding sigma factor-like helix-turn-helix DNA-binding protein → MSTANIVLAFKPKNVTKKLLSSLTDRAKLVVTKRYGLDKDGEKMTLEAIGEQYSITRERVRQIEHAALINIRKSAAYKQEKAAFDELHSVIDSLGAFLAEDDLLTILSKDASARNHIHFMLVVGEDFRKEKEDVEFKHRWNIDQSLSKKIHEAIRKLYQSLGDESLIPESEILQEFLKHLQDVNQKYLTEEIAKRWLSVSKNLDKNPLGEWGKADSSNVRTKGIRDYAFLAMRKHGSPIHFRDIAKQIEKLFDKKAHIATTHNELIKDKRFVLVGRGLYALSEWGYLSGVVKDVIKKVLDKNGPLTKEEIIKKVLKERYVKENTILVNLQNNKLFKKDKEGKYHYVEKE
- the mltG gene encoding endolytic transglycosylase MltG; translated protein: MNESEIKTEKKSIDNEIDSSGHISPKVFAWRLFRLFSLPIVALLLIVVYFVSAPMVLFEKPVMIEIISGDTMKTISTELKDAQIIRSADLLRLMITIYGGQNKIKAGVYEFDSPSNIFNIAYRLSHQDYGYIPIKLTFPEGINSRDVLSIINSKFPNLVNSTSSENDKLLITSKEGYLFPDTYFFPPNADIKMIVDRMLAEYKRKIEKYSLDISKSGHTESEIIIMASILEEEVRTAEDRKIVADLLWRRITNGMPLQVDSSIGYINGKKSSDLTLNDLAMNSAYNTYKNKGLPPTPISNPGIDAIEAAISPIKNDYIFFLTGNDGKTYFSKTYAEHLKFKRLYIR
- the mnmA gene encoding tRNA 2-thiouridine(34) synthase MnmA — protein: MNISWGSKGVKTLKTGKKKVFVGLSGGVDSGVSAYLLKDAGYDVTGVFIKVWQPENGDCTWKEDRRDAMRVAAHLGIKFMTLDLKNEYKRGVVDYMIDEYAKGRTPNPDVMCNREVKFGAFMNWALDNGADYVATGHYAQTENGEMFEGRDPEKDQSYFLWTLSEAQLDKILFPIGHLKKSEVRVLAEKSKLPVANKKDSQGVCFIGHIDMKDFIRENILADISTSTFSNEEPVTRLKVLKGLSDGDVLDIQGNIIGKHNGSLLYTIGERHGLVLNNHSANSPKYYVIEKDVEKNTITVAEKEQIKNEGAGTVDRLVFDDVHFISGNYKEMLIEHPIQCLARSRYRQKKEECVLTHVVDKVSGDDKYEVSFKNPQENITPGQSLVLYFTENKDSSRIGVKTLGGVII
- a CDS encoding restriction endonuclease codes for the protein MNPILIKKSDGTREEFDVLKLQESLIKSGAPITVADKIIRTITEELKIKSEKKGRGPVCDITEIYKQAFLMLKKMSVSAAARYSLRRSLMEIGPSGFPFEEFVAEVFKAQGYRTLTDQIVLGKCVPHEVDVVAWNDKKLIMAEVKYHNELAGKTDLKVALYVKARFDDLSKNKYQYTEDTPARKLDEGWLVTNTKFTETAIVYATCSNLNMLSWNYPRERNLLDLIEEYKLHPVTCLTSLTTSDKKFLIGRKIILCSDLYNNKKAMKELGMSEAKIFKAYSEMGAVFEELDRAKEALKS
- a CDS encoding M3 family metallopeptidase: MNKTNNFKMNWDFSALYKSDTDPKLEVDISLMENKFNVFSKKYSNKKFLNSTKSILASLKDWEKLQNEAGFAKPVWYLERLNDTDSENVKRKARSDLFMARVRKAGNEVIFYTLSLSKIDAKTQKLILADKAFAPYKYYLKKLFESGKHLLTEAEEKIINLKNQVTYDMWVDAQSNLLSKQTVSFKGKDIPVSEAMMMRSQLGYDERHELHNKIIPTLKGISHMAEAELVAIYTDKKIDDELRGYKNAYQATVEDYENDLDTVENLVKVINSNMGISHKFFKARASLLGLKKLGSADLYAPIVKSESKKLSTEEILNKTIEGFEKIKPVYADYVRNYAKNGQIDFLPRKGKRGGAYCASGNLVPTAVMMNVTGSIDDICTLSHEMGHAIHAELSKSQSIFYSGHTISVAEVASTFFEQLVIDDLIENAENDQEKLRLLDEKMKGDIGTIFRQISYFNYELKLHNKIRTEGGASKEEMAAMFLRESRNFVGPVLAPHEDDGYSFIYLSHLRYFFYVYSYALGQIISRSLCAKYKVDNSFIEKVEDFLRAGQSMSPRDIFLKTGIDIADPKFIQTGLDAIAEDVKKYEEIIKKINKTRKK